The DNA sequence AACGCACGATGCACTTGATCAGCACGCTCTTGCCGCTGCCGCTCTTGCCCAGCACCATCACGTTCTCGCCGCGGTACACGTCCAGGTCGAAGCCCCGCAGCACGGCGTTGTCCCCGAAGGCCTTGCACAGCCCCCGGATGCGGATCACGCTTTCGCGCTCGTTCGTTCGCTTCTCAGTGACCATTCCGCATGCGACGCATCAACTTCCACCAGATCGACCCTCCCACATCCCGCAAGACCCTCAATTGATCCCCATCAGGTCGGTGATCTGCACGGCGATCAGATCGAGGATGAAGATGAGCAGCGAGGCCACCACCACCGCGCTGTGCGCAGCCTGGCCCACCCCCTCGGTGCCCTTCAAGGTGTGGTAGCCCTTGTAGCAGCCCACCACGCCGATGGCCAGGCCGAAGAAGTAGCTCTTGATGAAGGCCGGGATGAGATCCGAGAACTCCAGCGACTCGAAGACCTGCCGGTGGAAGAGGTCCCAGCTCACCACGTCCTTCAGGTTCACGCCCACCCAGCTGCTCCAGATGGCGATGCCCATGGCCAGCACCACCAGGATGGGCAGGGTGAGGATGGTGCTCCAGATGCGCGTGACCACCAGATAGCGGAAAGGGTTGGTGCCGCTCACCTCCATGGCGTCGATCTGCTCGGTCACCTTCATACTGCCCAGTTCGGCGCCCATGCTGCTGCCCACCTTGCCGGCACAGATCAAGGCGGTGATCACCGGGGCTATCTCGCGCACCATGCTGATGGCCACCATGGCCGGCAACATGCTTTCGGCACCGAACCGCGCCAGGGTGGGGCGGCTCTGCACGGTGAGCACCAGACCCATGATGAAGGCCGTGATCCCCACCAGTGGCAGCGAACGGTAGCCGTTGCTGACGCATTGCCGAAGGAGTTCGCGCCACTCGAAGCGCGGGTGGAAGGCATTGGTGAAGAAGCGCCCCGTGAAATACGCGATGCTTCCCACTTCATCGAGCAGGAGACGGGTGGCGGAACGCGAGGTGGACACGAGGGCCGGGCTTGTGGCGGCGGAAGTTAACGGCCCCCCCGCACTGGGAGGATGACGGAACGCAGGGCACGATCACACCACCGGCCGCCAGGACCCACCAGCGGCGGTCCGCGCCACAGGCCCG is a window from the Flavobacteriales bacterium genome containing:
- a CDS encoding ABC transporter permease, with the protein product MSTSRSATRLLLDEVGSIAYFTGRFFTNAFHPRFEWRELLRQCVSNGYRSLPLVGITAFIMGLVLTVQSRPTLARFGAESMLPAMVAISMVREIAPVITALICAGKVGSSMGAELGSMKVTEQIDAMEVSGTNPFRYLVVTRIWSTILTLPILVVLAMGIAIWSSWVGVNLKDVVSWDLFHRQVFESLEFSDLIPAFIKSYFFGLAIGVVGCYKGYHTLKGTEGVGQAAHSAVVVASLLIFILDLIAVQITDLMGIN